The Lottiidibacillus patelloidae genome contains the following window.
GAAAAACTGTGCTATATTGTTGTAATTAAAGAATCGAATGAGAAAAAAATATAAAGTAAAATCGCATGCTAAGTGCATGCGATTTTTTTTCGTTTAACTTTCTGATTCGAACTCATCGTTAAGTTCAATAAACTTAATTGTTCGAAATGGGACAATTAATCCATGATGGGACTTTGTTTTCTTCATCTTTCTTTTCTTTTTATTAATTTCTTCGTTCTTCTCAACTGCATTTTCTTCAACAACTTCTTCTATATCAACTTCAATCAATTCATCTAGAACACTATCATTTTTCTCAAGCTCTTCAAGGACATCAACTTCAACAAAGTCAGAGCCTACAAAACAAATGTGGGCATTAATTTCTTTATCTTCATCAAGTTCCATTTTAACGTTGCAGCCAATAAGCTGTCTGAGACGAAAATTAAGCCCACCTTGCAGTCCTCCTAAATTAAAACGGAAATCATCATCACAAATAAAACGGTCGCAACTATCACAATGATGGTGACAATCGCAATTTAAATGGTGATGGTCATGAAAACAGCTACAATCATCGTGATAACTAAAATGTCGATGTTTCTTTCTTATAAATCGTTTACGTTTCTTACCACACTTTGAACAATGGGAGTCTTTCATCATGTCACCTCCTTATCAAATAATATATTCACTGACCAATAAAGAGTTAGGCGAAGTAACCCTTTGGGTTTTCTTTTGTTTTTATTTCAGCAGTTTAATTGGTACGATTGACATAATCATTTTCGCAGCAGTTACAATTAGTACATGATTTTCTTTTTCTTTTCGGTAAAGGATTCAAAATGAAATTTCTGTTCACTTGCTCAAACCTGGGGAAGCGGGAATTTTCACTAGTAAATGGAAGTTTTTTAGGGGGATAACAATTGTACTCATGCTCATGCATGTGAAAATGGTGTAAATATCGTTGACTACCATAACTTATCGAGTTACTTAGAGTTTCTTGCCTGCAATTACAATCTTTATTACCTTGTCTTCTATAATGACAGCAATGACTGTGTTGGAAATCACAAATGTTTTTATATTCGTCTCTTGCCAACAAAGTACTACATTTTTGACAAGTGTGGTCACAACATAGGTAACAACATTGATAACAACATTGATTGCAACTTTGATGACAAAATTTTATACGGTCTATTTGTCTCCTTTTCTTTATATTCCCCATAATATTCACCTCCTATTTGGAGAGTTATAATAGTTTATTAGAATGTTGCAGATGTTGTATGTACGTATTTCTTATTTTTAAAGATTTTATCTTTCAAGGAATAGAAAAAAGACACCAGAAGTATATTCTGATGCCTTTTGTAAATCCTTATTAAATTTTTTAATAACGATCTTTTCGAATAATTAAATATACTATTAGTCCTACGATTGGGAAGCAAATTGTTGCTACTAATATAATTACTGCATATTCTTTACTGTTTCCTTTACGAAGAGCATCGCGATAAGCCCAAATGCTCGTTAAGATATTTAAAATAAAGCCACCAATAAAAATAAAAAAGAAAAATCCAATAGCTAAAGGTATCTCCAACAGTTCTCCTCCATTTCTGTGTAAATTATTATGGAAATCTACTATTGCAATTATATTAGTTTATTTCATTAA
Protein-coding sequences here:
- a CDS encoding PLDc N-terminal domain-containing protein — its product is MEIPLAIGFFFFIFIGGFILNILTSIWAYRDALRKGNSKEYAVIILVATICFPIVGLIVYLIIRKDRY